The Coffea arabica cultivar ET-39 chromosome 6e, Coffea Arabica ET-39 HiFi, whole genome shotgun sequence genome contains the following window.
TAAACAGCTTGGCATCTACTATTACCGATTCCAAGAGCGATTTtgacggaaaaaaaaaaccttgtaATTGAGAATTAACGACCAAACCTTTCACGTACGTGAACATTGCAACCAATAGCAGATCTCTTCTGGccaaaacaactaaaagaaGGATAACAATGACCTACAAAATCCCATATCATGTATCTAAATGCAATACATACTTCGGAGGATCATCCTCTGAGTGGCAGGTTGGCAAGCATTTGACAACACAATTGAAACTGGGCAGCACGAAGAAAGCAATCTGCCCACCATCACAGAGAGAAGAAATTAGCAAGGCACTGATCGCTGCTTACAGAACTAAATTTCTCATGTAGAAATCAGCTGAGCTTGTAATGTCCACTGTATCTGTAAAGCTATGGCTTGAGAAAGATTTAACTATTTAGAACTACGTCTGAAACTTTCCTTGTGCTAATATATTTGACGCACACACTGTTTAAGATGAGGATCTCATTCCAACAAAACATTGCTGTTACAGAACATAAGGAGGTTCAGAAAGCCTTACAGAATATCTATCTTGACCGCCAACCAAGACTCGATGTAGTGTTGACCTGAAAATGATCCCCACAACAGAACAATTTCAACATCACGGAGAAGAAAGTTCAGCAAATTAGATATTCAATTATTTTATCTCCAAGAAACCATAAATTCCAGGCCCTCAACTATAAATTTTCAGGTTTCCTGAATTATCAAACTTCATAACCCAACCAGTGAATatggatgactgcttttacgAAGAGTTTGTAACTTCAGACATCAGTGATTGTTTTTCTTACACCGAAACCACCATAAAGATAATAATTAGGTTCAATGTGTGCTAGAACATGAGAACTCCTTGACTGAAACAGCTGTCTAATTAAAAACTGAATGCTTCTAAAAAAGACTGGTAAAATATGGGAACTCCTTGTCTGTGTTAGACATTCAATTATTGGTGCATAATTTGTGTTAAAACACAGATAAGAAAAATGCAGTTGCAATAGCTCAAGATCCATTATCATTTTTTCAGGAGGGGGAAAAAAGGATTACTGTGCTTAGTAGAAACTCATAATTACCTGAAAGAACAATTGCTCCAGCGCTCCAGTAAATCTCCAAGATTCACAATAAATGCTCTGCGTACCGTGTATCAACTATTTATTTGCAGCCATCATAGAATGCAGCATGATACTTATCATTGGGACTAATCTATAAGAGTTATGCTGCAACAATAATTTAACAAGTAGTcctcaaataaaaataagaatggCAGAATGCCAAGAGCATAACCATAAGAAAGTTCTTTAGGTTAATGACCTATACTAATTCATAAGCTGAAGACTTTTTGATCTATGGAGTGACAGCATAATatccttttttaatttttttttaatatatgtaTGATGAAATGTCCAAACACACCAAACAAGGAATCATGAACAGAAAATTCGTTTCTACTTGAGAGAAACTGATCGTTGAGAGAAAAAGGCCTTACCCTTTCACTGGTGACACATATTCCCAAATCTGAGGCTCAACATGCTTGTCCTTGCATATCTGCAATGGAACAGCAGGTTCATGGTCCCACTCAAGAATAATTATGGGATCATTCCTAATCAATCTAATTCCAACGTTTGTGTATACCTGAAGACCAGTGACATCATCTGTGGCTAACAAGGTAAGCAAGCCAAAGTCACTGTGGGCACCTGCACCATATATTCCTCTCTCTGGTTCAGAGATTTTACCTGAAATTAATCAAGCTCATGTCAGCTTATAAATACTGCCTTCTTTAGGAAACTGTCCACAACCTGACCTTCATAATGTAGCAGCCGCAAAGTTGCAATAGGATCGCCTAGCATTTCTGATTGATCAAAAAAGTTTCCATCCAGGTCAAGTGCTAGGGCTATAATTCTAGCAACTGCCCTTGCAACCTCACTGAACGCAAGAATAAAGATAGAGAGGATGTCAGTATCAAACAAGCTGTAAAAGCAGTCTGCAAGATGTAGAGCTAAATGTAGGAAGATTTGGAAAGAACTGCTGAAAGTACATCACAAGATAATAATCAAGAACCTTTCAAATTTGGCAATAGAAAAGATGCAGAACCAGACAATGACTTCAGTTTCATTTCAACATCATTGACTAGTATTGTACCTTGGAACAAGATAAGCCTTTGCAAAATGAAAAGCACCAATATTTCAATGGTCAAATGATGAACAAAATGATAGGTTCTCGCTTGAGAAATGTGGTGATCATTGTTTAATTACCTGATAATTAAACACAGAATTCCATTCTTCAAACTAGGAAGAATTAACAGTGAATGTGTGGATTCAAGCAAGTGCTTAAAGACATCATAGGTGAGTCAAAAAATTGTGTCTAAGTCTAATCAATTAATGTATTAGAAATGAGAGCGAATACAAAAGCTATGTATTTGGACTTACTCAACACGATTTGATGACACATATTCATCAATAATGACTGTTCCACTAAAAGAAATAATGATTTATCTGATTTTGTAAATATGCAACTGCATGGGAGCAGAGATATAACATCTTATGCACTAGTGACATCGAATTAAGTAATTTAACCGGATGGCCAGCAATTTACAATCTAAGTGTCCCAACCACCAATTTCATCAGAATTTAACACATCAAATGTTGTTAAGGTGATGGAAATGCAAATtggttaagaaaaaaatataccCTTGCACCCAAAGATGATTAATCAATATGATTAACTAAATTAATCTGCTGCTTACTCATACAACAGCAAAGATGATTCAGGTCAGTACTTGACATTAAGTTACTTCTGCAGCACCGATGAGTACAACCACATGCAAGAAAAATAGATAGTTTTTCTGATACATGATAGGCATCTCAATACTTACAGTGCTTCGCGGTGGTATCTCTCCATAGTTTCTCTCCATCCAGGCAAAATATctttacagaaaaaaaaaattccacttTTAACCAAAAGATTTGCAAGATTTATGAAGCAAGATTGATGTTCAACATGTAACAATAATTGCGTAGCAAAGTTACCTGCTGTAGGCCACAAGTTTGGTCCACGAAATGGTTTTTCGGCTTGAGGATCATCTTCTGGTATTTCCACACCAATGTAATATCCTTCTTTATAATCTCCTACAAGAACATCAGGGCGCAGAAATGCTTAGCTCAAATAAAAACACGAACTTAGTTCTGCTGCTCATTCTGGTAAGTGGCATGTACAAACATCACATAAGAGAACAGAGGATGCAGAAAGAAAAGGAGCATATAAACAACATAAAAGAGGCCTGATAAGTGACATTTGATAGCAATGCAAATATAGCCACAACCAGGAGTTGATATAGTCAACATGTAAGGCCGGAAAGTGTAGCTGAAAATGAAAATACTCTAAAGCGACAAGAGAATGAACTCCAACTATTCACTTGTATAATGCATTGGCTACACCTGTCCTTATATTCTGGTATTAACAACCATCGGATATAAAAATTAGGATAAACGCAATAGGTATGAGAAAACAAACCATGTATCTGGTTGACAGGATCCAGATGCTGATCTAGAAGAGGAGTGTAACCACGGTTTTTTTCATTCCTGAGAAGCTTCATCTTTTCATCAAGTGGTAGACTAAAGAACCTTTTGCTTTGAGAAAAGACCTCATCCATAAATTCTGGGCTGATACCATGATTGACTACATAAAAAAATCCAGAGTCCAAGCAAGCCTAAATAAACGATAACATCGTTAGGAATAAGTAACTCAACTCCCAGAATGATTCCAATCATTGGTAAGCACTGATATGGAGAATGGAAACGGCTTTAGATAAAGGTGTATATTATTGTAAGAGTATTTGTGCAGGCAAGAACAGGTTATCCATGTATAGCTGCAATAGCAAATTAATGCAGCACTAATCAATAAAAGTGATCATAAAATTGAGATGCAGAGTTACGTTACGTTACTTACTGTATCTATTGCATCGTTGCATGGAAAAACTATATACTAACTTAACAACTGAACAATTCATTACTTGCTAAGAAGTATTAGTCCCAATTTCTACTCATATATTCACTCCTTCAGTTCTTCAACCTTCAAACTAAATTACTCATCATCGGAAAAAACTGTAAATTTACCCCACAGATAGGCCAAAGAATGCACTAAAATAAACATAAATCGAACGATAGCAGGtgttgtggggggggggggggaataaaaagaaaaggaggagtGGAGTGCCTGCCTGTCTGAGGAGAGAGACAGATTTTTGTATGTCGGAATTGGAGAGGTCTATACAATTCAGTGCCGCCATATTTGCAGATGCTGCCGGAAGCTTTTGTTCGTCGATAGCTTTTTCAACTCTATGGTCTAAGAGCAAATATTAAGAACACCGAAAAGAGTGATGAGTCcgctatatataaaaaaaaaaaaaaaaaatctgacaGGCGACTGGTACGTATGCCTCCTCATGTCTACCTCTTGACTTTGAGGTTAGGAAAAAAAACCACCGGTCCGCACCAGACATGAGGAGGCATACCTGCCAGACGCCTGTAGTAATGTAGTGTACAAGCAGTCGGTCCAATTTCTACCTCTTGACTTTGAGGTTAGAAATTGGAATTTTGCAGATAAGATAACACCGAAACAGGTCTCTTATCCGGATAACACCGATCTTatgaaactaataaaataagctATTATTATatcaagtgaaa
Protein-coding sequences here:
- the LOC113696184 gene encoding azadirone synthase LFS-like isoform X2, with protein sequence MAALNCIDLSNSDIQKSVSLLRQACLDSGFFYVVNHGISPEFMDEVFSQSKRFFSLPLDEKMKLLRNEKNRGYTPLLDQHLDPVNQIHGDYKEGYYIGVEIPEDDPQAEKPFRGPNLWPTADILPGWRETMERYHREALEVARAVARIIALALDLDGNFFDQSEMLGDPIATLRLLHYEGKISEPERGIYGAGAHSDFGLLTLLATDDVTGLQICKDKHVEPQIWEYVSPVKGAFIVNLGDLLERWSNCSFRSTLHRVLVGGQDRYSVPTRHMWSLLDAEI
- the LOC113696184 gene encoding kihadalactone A synthase LFS-like isoform X1, producing the protein MAALNCIDLSNSDIQKSVSLLRQACLDSGFFYVVNHGISPEFMDEVFSQSKRFFSLPLDEKMKLLRNEKNRGYTPLLDQHLDPVNQIHGDYKEGYYIGVEIPEDDPQAEKPFRGPNLWPTADILPGWRETMERYHREALEVARAVARIIALALDLDGNFFDQSEMLGDPIATLRLLHYEGKISEPERGIYGAGAHSDFGLLTLLATDDVTGLQICKDKHVEPQIWEYVSPVKGAFIVNLGDLLERWSNCSFRSTLHRVLVGGQDRYSIAFFVLPSFNCVVKCLPTCHSEDDPPKYPPVTCGACLMQRYEDTHVDLSS